The Paenibacillus segetis genome includes the window TTGCATCGGAAATTAATTTGGCCAAGTCTGCTATTGAAAATGCTGATCTGATCACGATTACGATTGGCGGAAATGATCTACTAAGTTTACTACCAGAGGTAGCTCTCTTGACCCAAGAAGAATTAAGTGTAAAAGTTACGGATATTTTAGCTGTGTATGCTTCTAATATGAATGCAATCATTGCAGGGATCACGGAGCTTAATCCTCAGGCACAAATTGTGTTGGGTGATCAATATTTGCCTTTACCAAGTATAGCAGTCGGTACCACGATCTATCCTGTTCTTCAACAAGCTATCAAAACGTGTACAGCGACGGTAGATAAAGTAGTAGAAGAATATAAGTCACAAGGAAAGCAAATAAGTGCTGCTCATATCGCTGAGGCATTTGCAGGAAAAGAAATCGCATATACTCATTTTTATCCGGAGACCGATGTTCATCCGAACCAATCTGGCTATGCACAAATTGCCAAGGTGATGGCAAGTAACGTCTGGGGAAGTTATTTAGATACAGCCGGCAAACGAGGTGAAGTTCCTATTTCCGTAGTAGTCAGCGGAAAAGAACTACTAACCCCATACCAACCGGTCCTAAAGAACAATCAAACTTTCGTTGCTCTTAAAGATATTACAGATGCTATTGGTGCAGAATCAAAGTGGGATAGCAAGACAAGTACAGTTACTATTACTTATGGTAAACAAACCGTATCTATCCCGGTATTGCCGGAAGGAACTAAAGTGAACAGTAATTCTGCTACCAAGGCTCCTTCGGCATTCTTGAACAAAGTTGGCAAGGAGTCCAAAACTTATGTGCCGCTAGCGCTGCTTGTTCAGGGACTAGGACTTGATGTGAAGTACAGCAAAGGGATGAAGACGGTATTTGTAAACCAGTAAGCGGAAGAAAAAACGCTGGTGTGTTCTTCATTCGTAGCTTTTGAAGTTTATTTAACGGGAAAAACTCCAGTTAAATTGTTGGGAGGGCTTATCATCCCACATTTAACTGGAAATCCTCCTGTTAATTAACCTTTTTTCGAGCGCAAGTGGTTGAAGCACCATAATAGATGGAGAATTTCCAGCTAATTTACCCTCTGGTGAGTATGAGAGTCACATTAGATGGAGGAATTCCAGTTAATCATATCTGCACATATTAGTTATTTTATTGCTACGATCCTTAATCGCTTGTAATCTGCGTACCAATTTCCGTCTGTGAATAGCGACGCTTGAGCGTGGTGAGCTATTTTTGCAAACATAGTTTCTTTGTCAGCTTCAGTGATGTCTTTAAAGAATTCATCTGCTGCTAGTCCGGAGAGCCAGTGGGTAAGACCATTCTCCCCGTCTTGTAGCAATGTAGGGCGATCAAAGTGAGCTGCATAGGTCACACGAAAGCCCTGTTGTTCCAATAAGCTGCTGTACTCCCCAATGCTTGGAAAATACCACGGGTTACGTTCTTCCGCATCGATTCCATACTCTTCTAACACCTTGTAAATGGATTTGACGATGGTATCACAGTTCCCTTTACCCCCAAACTCCGCCACAAAACGGCCACCAGGCACTAGTACATTCCATACGGAGGTTACCACATTTGGAGCATTCTTTACCCAATGCAAAGCTGCGTTCGAGAAGACAGCATTCACAGGTTGATCCAGTGTAAACTGCTCAGCGTTACCTATCCTGAAATCAAGTTCAGGATATTTGCTGCTGGCTTGTTCAATCATGTGCGGCGAATAATCCATCCCCAGAACATAGGCCCCCGACTTAGCAATGTCATGACTTAAATCTCCGGTTCCACATCCTAAATCGAGAATTCGTTCCCCTTGCTGAGGTTCAAGCAGCTCCACTACACCCTTGCCGTACTCCGAAACAAAGCCTAACTTCTCGTCATACAATGTTGGCTTCCAAATATGACTTGATCCCATCATCCATTCACTCCTTCTTTACTTCATCTGCATCTATTGTGTCACAACAACCTCAATTGATTAAATATATAGAACGAATAACGTTTATAGGATATTCCTATGATCACTTTAGGTGAGCTCTCCAACTGAAGTCCGTACAAACGCACATAAGGTGATTAGAGTTGGACATTTAAGAGTGTTCAGGTTTTGGCTAATCTGGAAAGGAACAGTTTTGGGTATAGAGTGATCACCATAATATATACACATAAGGAGAGAGCGGAGTATGGCGAAAATCGCAGATAAATACTTAAAAGTAGATCCTTGGAGAATTGTTGAAGAGGGATTTGATCCCGAACGTAACCGGGTTTCCGAATCTATTTTCTCGCTGGGCAATGAATATATGGGCGTTAGAGGATATCCCGAAGAGGGATATGGCGGAGATACGTTGTTAGGTAGTTATTTTAACGGATTATTTGAAGAGAGTAAGGTAAATGCACACTATAAAGGAATTATTAAATCCCTTCGATTCATGGTAAATGCTGTGGATTGGTTGTATACACGGATTACGGTAGATGGTCAGATGTTTGATATGGCGAACTGCCAATTCTCGGACTTTCAAAGAGTGCTAGATTTCAAAAGTGGTAGCTATAACCGAAGCTTGATTTGGCATTTACAGAATGGCAAGAAACTGAAAATTTCTTTTGAACGCTTCGTTAGCATGGATGTATCCAATCTAGGATGTCAGCGTATCGTGTTTGAGCCACTGAATTTCTCCGGTACCGTTGAGGTAAGGACTGGACTTGATTTCTCTGTGATCCATGAGGATCAAGGGCGCAGCTATTGGGAGGTTCTACAGCAAGGGCAAGTGAATGGGGTTACGGGAATTCTTGGTCAAACTGTGAATACGAAGAATCGCTTATTCTCCGGATTTAAGATTGATGCACCAGCTGCTCTGGAGACCACTGCTGTAGAAGGCAATCGCTTCATAGGACTGGACGTAACGATACCATTGGAGCAGGGTAAGCCGGCCTCTTTTGATAAATTCGTTATTAACTATGCAGAGAAAGACATCGCAACCGATCAAGAGACACTATGGAATAAAGGACTAGATCTCGCGAAGCTGCATTTGAATGCGAACTACGAATCTTTAGCTAGTCAGCAAGTGGATTATTGGACGGGCGTATGGGCTGATTCTGACATTAAAATTGAGGGCGACCCGGAGAACCAACAAGGGATACGTTTTTGTGTTTTCCAAATGTACCAGACCTATCATGGTGACAACCCAGGCTTCAATATCGGTGCCAAGGGATTAACGGGTGAAGCATATCGAGGACTGGCATTTTGGGATACTGAATCGTATTGTTTGCCATTTTATATTTTTAATAATCCAAAGGCAGCGAAGAGCCTGCTAGAGTTTAGATATAAATCCTTGCCTTATGCGCTACAACGTGCGAAAGAACTAGATTGTGAAGGTGCGTTCTATCCAATCGCAACAATTGATGGGACAGAGAGCTGTGATCTATGGCAGCATTCTAATCTACAACTACATGTGGGTACGGCTGTGGCTTATGGCATTCGTCATTACGTTAATATAACTGGAGACAAGTCTTTTCTATATGAAAAAGGATTGGAAATGCTGATTCAAATTAGCCGATTCTACGCTACTCGGGGTCAATGGGGTCAGAAGACTGGGCAATTTGGGTACTACGGAGTTATGGGGCCTGATGAGTTCCAGCTGATGGTCAACAATAACTGCTACATTAATCTCATGGCGAAAAAAATGTTCGAATATACGTTAGATGTGATTGCTACTATGCGTGAAGAGGAAGGTACATCATTCAACGCATTGGCTACACGTCTGAATTTGACGGAGGAAGAGCAGTCCAATTGGAGGAAATGTGCTGAGCATATGCGGATTCCAAAGGATGAGGAAAACGGTATTTATGAAGAACATGACGGGTTCTTCGACATGCCGCACCTCGATATTCATTCTATTCCTGTTACAGAATTCCCGTTGTATTCTCATTGGTCTTACGATCGGTTATATCGGTATGACATGATAAAACAGCCAGATGTACTCATGTTCATGTTCTTATATAGTGGACAGTTCTCCGTTGAGGAGAAGCGTGCTAACTACGATTATTATGAGCCGAGATGTATTCATGAATCATCGCTTTCCCCTTCAATCCACTCCATTATCGCTGCGGAGACGGGTAAACCAGAAGAAGCTTATAAGTTCTTTGAATTTGCTACTCGGTTGGATCTGGATAACTATAATCGCAATACGCGCGAAGGACTTCATACGACATCGATTGCCGCTGCTTGGATGAACATCGTCTACGGTTTTGGCGGGATGCGTTCAGATGGTGACCGCCTAGTATTTAATCCATGTATTCCTGAACGTTGGGATGGGTATAGTTTCCCTATTTCCTTTAACGGGACGAAATTGTTAGTTGAGGTAAATAAACAACGTGCTTACATTCGGGCGGTATCAGGAGAATCCGTAGAAATCACAGTATATCATCGCGCTTATCATGTGGATCATTCCGGTGTTGAAATAGCCTTGGAAGAGGTGGGACGCTAAAATGAACTGGATCGTACGGGAGACAGGGTTCCATAAGGAACGGATTACGACGAATAGCAACAAATTCATGATCGGTAATGGATACATGGGATACCGCGGTACGATGGAGGAATTTGCAAAGTCGGAGCTGACGGCAACGACGTTAGCGGGTTTATACGATAGAGTAGGCGATAAGTGGAGAGAACCAGTAAATGCTCCCAATGGCTTGTCCACTAGAATATATTGTGATGGTAGCTTGCTAAGTGTATTAGAGGAAGAGCCGCTGGAGCATGAGCAGGAATTAGATATGCATATGGGGCTCCATCGTCGTAAAACAGTCTTTAATGCCCCGGGAGATAATCGTGTTACGTTGTTATCTGAGCGATTCTGCAGTGCCGAGCGTCTGCATTTAATCGTAAACAAAATTACGATTGAATGTGATAAAGATTGTGAGCTACGGATTACTACGGGGATTGATGGGGATGTATGGGATATTAACGGCCCTCACTTGGAGCGGATGGTTGGTCGAGTGGAAGGCAAATGCTTGGTAATGAACGCATGGACGCATGAATTGAACCAGCCTGTCTCCGTCGTAGAAGCGATTGACTGTGAATTTGGTGAACAAACCATGATTACGGAAGAGAAATCTATCTATAGACAAATCATAATTCAATATAGAGCTGGTGAGCAGTATACCTTAGTCAAATATGTCTCGGTGTTTACAGGAATGGACGAGGTAGAGAATACAGAGTTAGCGGCTATAAACTCTAGCAAGGAAGCCTTGAAACTCGGATATGCTCAAATCTTTCTAGAACAAGCCGTAAAATGGAGTCGGAAGTGGAAGCTTTCAGATGTCATCATTGAAGGTGATGAAGAAGCTGGGCATGCATTGCGCTATAGTATGTATCAACTTCATATTATCGCTCCAGATCAGTCGGAGAAGGTATCGATTCCGGCTCGGGGTTTATCAGGCCAGGTATACAAGGGTGCCGTATTCTGGGATACAGAAATGTTCATGTTGCCGTTCTTCCTGTATACTCAACCAGAGGTGGCTAGGAATCTTATGATGTATCGGGTTCATACACTGGGTGGAGCACGTAGAAAGGCTGCAGAATATGGCTTTGAGGGTGCATTCTACGCATGGGAGAGTCAGGAGACAGGTGATGATGCCTGCACATTGTTTAATGTTAATGATGTGTTTACAGGACGGCCGATGCGCACCTATTTTCGTGATAAGCAAGTTCACATTAGTGCGGACGTAGCACACGGCATTTGGCAGTATTATACCTTCACTGGCGATGAAAGTATTTTGCTGGATGGCGGAGCAGAAGTGATCTGGGAATGTGCAAAATTCTTTTATTCGTATGCCTACTATAATTCACGTAAAGATCGATATGAAATACTGGATGTGACTGGCCCTGATGAGTACCATGAACGGGTGAACAATAATGCATTTACAAATATGCTGGTGAAACAAACCTTATTCATTATGATGGAAGTGATGAAGCATCTACAGGACAACCATCCAGGTTTATATGAAAAGATCCTATCCATAGGACATAATGGACCTACATTAGAGCAAATCTCTCACATGTACGATAACCTATATGTACCGCAGCCAGATTTGGAGAATAAAATCATTCCGCAGTTTGATGGATATTTTAAACTGGAAGACGTTTCGCTTGCCGAACTAAAATCGAGAATTATTAATAAAAATGAATACTTAGGTGGGGGTAGTGGACTCGCGACGACCACCCAAATATTGAAACAGGCAGATGTCGTCCTGATGTTACACTTATTTAAAGATCGATTTGATCAGGAGACGAAGCAGGCCAATTGGCAATTCTATGAGCCTCGCACAGAACATGGATCTAGTCTAAGCTCATGCATTTACGCGTTGGTTGCATCGGACATTGGTTCACCAGATTGGGCTTATCCATACTTTATGCGAACGGCTACGATCGATCTGACCGGTGAATCGAAGCAATACGTTGGTGATCTCTACATCGGAGGTACGCATCCAGCGGCTAATGGTGGGGCATGGATGGCGGCTGTATTAGGTTTTGCTGGTCTTCAATTCCAGGGGAATGGAGTTATCATTTCCCCAGCGTTACCGGAGAAATGGACAGCGATCGAGTCTCCTATAAGCGTCCAAGGACAAAGTTACAGAATACGTGTAGGTAAAGAGGAAGTCCAGATTACAGCGGCTGACAGCAATACGAAAGATATGTCGTTCACGATCTTAGGCCAAACGATAAACGTAGCACAAGGACAGGCAATAACTGTATCTTACAAGTGTTAGATATATTACAATAATGAATAAAATGATAATAGAGAGTATTCTTTTGTGGAAAAGGAGATTAGATATGCTTAACGGAATGAAGGGTGCCATTTTTGATTTGGACGGGGTAATTGTAGATACGGCAAAATATCACTTTTTAGCCTGGAGATCCTTAGCTGAGAAGCTTGGCTTTGAGTTCACGGAGGCGCATAATGAACGACTAAAAGGGGTTAGCCGGGTAGAATCACTACGGATTCTACTGGAAGTTGGCGGAATCGAGGCTACTGAAGAGGAACGCCTGATGATGGCTGACAATAAGAATAAGGAATATGTGAACTATATATCACAGTTAGACCCTTCCGAGATTCTTCCCGGTGCTAAAGAATACCTAGAGATTCTCAGAAGCCAGGGAGTAAAAATTGCTTTGGGATCAGCAAGCAAAAATGCTGAATTCATATTGTCTAAGCTGAACATTACGGATCTGTTCGATGCTGTCATCGATGGAACTAAAGTATCCAAAGCCAAGCCAGATCCTGAGGTATTTCTACAGGCAAGTACAGCATTGCAATTGGACCCATCACAATGTGTTGTATTTGAAGATGCAGAAGCGGGTGTGCAAGCAGGCAAAGCCGCAGGATGCCAAGTTGTAGGAATTGGTAGCCCTGATATTTTGAAGGAAGCGGATATCGTAGTTGCCGGCTTATATGAACTTCTAGCACAATAGAAAAATAATTATAAAGGCTTCGATCCTGGCTAATTTGCAGGATTGGAGCCTTTTTTGAGTTCCTATGTTGGGTATTTACATTACCCTATATAATGAAAATAAAAATGTAACTCGTTTTAATTCACGAATGAAGAGTACAGATACATAGCGATTGTAGAATTGCTCATGATGTTAGTAGAAATGCACATGCTTGTTGTTTTTTTTTACTGATATATTTAAAGTGCCGGGGGTGTATGACAATTGAAGTTAGGTTTCAAGAATCCACTGAATAGATTAAACGTAAAGCAACAGATGATTCTTTTATTTCTCGTACTAGTCATTCCTATGTTCATATTAAACTCTTATGGCAATTACAAAGCTGGACAGATTTTGAAGCGACATGTAACCAATGCCTATATTGAATTGAACAATCAAAATTTCAGATTGATTAATCGGGATATTGAAGCAATTAATAAGGTGACATCGACGGTGTTCCAGAATTCGTTAGTACAGGGGTTAAATCCCGCTTCTTCGGAAGAGACAGTCTTTGCGCGGGTCAAAAGCTATGAAAAGCTAGAGATTCTGCTGGGTACATATTCTCAGGAAACGGATCAGCGCCAACCGCTTTATTTTTCTCTCTATGTGTACGATCCGGAGAATACTTATTTCTTTGCTCCATTCTATCCAAACCCTAAGAAAGCGGGAGTGTATTTTTTCTCAAGTGATGAGAAGCCGGAATGGTTTGACGAAGCGGTATCTAAAAAAGGAAACGGTTACTTAAAACTGATCGAACATCTGTCCCCGGAATCCAAAGGTCAGGACAACCAGAAGACGCTGGCCTACGTCAGAGCGATCAATAGCATATATAAAAATGGAACGATAGGGGTTCTTGTCGTTTCGAATATGGATGCTCGCATTGGTGAATCGATGCAAACCGTATCTGTTCCGGAAGGCGAACTATATTTTACAGATTGGAATAACCGAATTCTTACAGCTATAGCACCAGAACATGGCCCTTTTCTAGATCTGCCGCCAGAGGCTGATCTCGGAAACTCGATGATCGGAGTAAAGGATATCATCACGAATGACTTTATTTATGTCATTAATTATAATCATGTTCTTCAGCAGAAATTGATCTATAGAGTGCCGGTTCAAGCCCTCCTTGCGCAGCAGAATGAAATTAAACGAATCATACAGCTGATAACGATTGCTTATATTGTGGTAGGACTTCTGATTATGCTGTATTTTTGGAGGTCTTTGATGACCCCGTTACAAAAGTTAGTGTATTTCGTCAGAAGGTATGAACCCGGCAATGTAGTACCTGAGACTCCTTATCGGGGGAGAAAAGACGAAGTCAGTGTCCTGATCTTCACGATATACGATATGGCAAGGCGTTTGAATGGATTGATTCATTATAAATACACGATGGATCTGAAACAGAAAGAGTCCCAACTACAGATTTTGTATCAGCAAATTAATCCACATTTACTATACAATACGCTGGAAAGTATTTATTGGAAGAGCACGATGGAGGGGAACACCACCTCTGCCGAAATGATCAAGGAATTGTCTAAATTGATGAAAATTAGTCTTAGTCGTGGAAGAGAGTTAATCACGTTAGAGGAAGAATTGGAACATGCCGGGGCATATATCAAATTACAGCAACACAGGTACGATTACTTATTCCACATTACCAAGAACATACCTGATGAACTACTTTCTTTTATTATTCCTAAGATTACACTACAGCCATTAATTGAAAATGCCATAATTCACGGGGTGAAACATATGGGAGAGGACGGTGAAATTGTCATTAGTGCAACTCATGATGAAGAACAGATCTATATTCAGATTGAAGACAACGGATACAAGTCGGTGGATTATGAAGCCATCGATAAACTACTGAACGATGAGAAGCACAATCCGGAGTTTGGATATGGAATTAGAAATATTCATCAACGGATCCGGCTTCATTTTGGCCCAGAATATGGTCTTGTTTATGCTAGGCGAGCAGAAGGCGGGACCAGGGTAACCATTAATCTTCCTAAATCCGTTCAAACATACGAATAAAAAGTCAGGGGGAATTTTTAATGTACAATATTTTGGTTGTTGATGATGAGCCGTTGATCTGTAAAGGTTTGGCAGGTCTCTTGACATCATCCGGGCTAGGAATCGATCAGATTTTTACAGCTTATAGTGGGCACGAAGCCTTGGATTATGTTCGGATGGAGGATATTGACCTTCTCGTTACGGATATCCAGATGGGTGAGATGAACGGAATGGAATTGATGCATCAAGCAAAAATGATTAAGCCATGGGTGCAGACGATTATTATTTCGGCGCATGAGACGTTTCAATATGCCCAGATGGCCATCAGGCTAGGGGCTAAGGATTATTTGATTAAGCCGCTGAACAGCGAGCAGTTTCTTGATTCGGTACGCAATGCATTACTAAAAATGGATAAGCCTGTAGCACAAATGGATGAATTTTTGACGCGTAGTCCGGAACATTTTCATATGGAAGAGCCGCGTCCTGAGAGGAATGAACGGTTAAACCGTCTGTTGGATGAACCCTTTATCCCCAATGTGGGGGAAGACGCTCTCTTAGATTTGCTTGAAGAATTGGGAGTCACAGGGTGTTACTTCTCCTTGATGCGTATGAAGCTTGGAACCCAT containing:
- a CDS encoding glycoside hydrolase family 65 protein: MNWIVRETGFHKERITTNSNKFMIGNGYMGYRGTMEEFAKSELTATTLAGLYDRVGDKWREPVNAPNGLSTRIYCDGSLLSVLEEEPLEHEQELDMHMGLHRRKTVFNAPGDNRVTLLSERFCSAERLHLIVNKITIECDKDCELRITTGIDGDVWDINGPHLERMVGRVEGKCLVMNAWTHELNQPVSVVEAIDCEFGEQTMITEEKSIYRQIIIQYRAGEQYTLVKYVSVFTGMDEVENTELAAINSSKEALKLGYAQIFLEQAVKWSRKWKLSDVIIEGDEEAGHALRYSMYQLHIIAPDQSEKVSIPARGLSGQVYKGAVFWDTEMFMLPFFLYTQPEVARNLMMYRVHTLGGARRKAAEYGFEGAFYAWESQETGDDACTLFNVNDVFTGRPMRTYFRDKQVHISADVAHGIWQYYTFTGDESILLDGGAEVIWECAKFFYSYAYYNSRKDRYEILDVTGPDEYHERVNNNAFTNMLVKQTLFIMMEVMKHLQDNHPGLYEKILSIGHNGPTLEQISHMYDNLYVPQPDLENKIIPQFDGYFKLEDVSLAELKSRIINKNEYLGGGSGLATTTQILKQADVVLMLHLFKDRFDQETKQANWQFYEPRTEHGSSLSSCIYALVASDIGSPDWAYPYFMRTATIDLTGESKQYVGDLYIGGTHPAANGGAWMAAVLGFAGLQFQGNGVIISPALPEKWTAIESPISVQGQSYRIRVGKEEVQITAADSNTKDMSFTILGQTINVAQGQAITVSYKC
- a CDS encoding glycoside hydrolase family 65 protein — protein: MAKIADKYLKVDPWRIVEEGFDPERNRVSESIFSLGNEYMGVRGYPEEGYGGDTLLGSYFNGLFEESKVNAHYKGIIKSLRFMVNAVDWLYTRITVDGQMFDMANCQFSDFQRVLDFKSGSYNRSLIWHLQNGKKLKISFERFVSMDVSNLGCQRIVFEPLNFSGTVEVRTGLDFSVIHEDQGRSYWEVLQQGQVNGVTGILGQTVNTKNRLFSGFKIDAPAALETTAVEGNRFIGLDVTIPLEQGKPASFDKFVINYAEKDIATDQETLWNKGLDLAKLHLNANYESLASQQVDYWTGVWADSDIKIEGDPENQQGIRFCVFQMYQTYHGDNPGFNIGAKGLTGEAYRGLAFWDTESYCLPFYIFNNPKAAKSLLEFRYKSLPYALQRAKELDCEGAFYPIATIDGTESCDLWQHSNLQLHVGTAVAYGIRHYVNITGDKSFLYEKGLEMLIQISRFYATRGQWGQKTGQFGYYGVMGPDEFQLMVNNNCYINLMAKKMFEYTLDVIATMREEEGTSFNALATRLNLTEEEQSNWRKCAEHMRIPKDEENGIYEEHDGFFDMPHLDIHSIPVTEFPLYSHWSYDRLYRYDMIKQPDVLMFMFLYSGQFSVEEKRANYDYYEPRCIHESSLSPSIHSIIAAETGKPEEAYKFFEFATRLDLDNYNRNTREGLHTTSIAAAWMNIVYGFGGMRSDGDRLVFNPCIPERWDGYSFPISFNGTKLLVEVNKQRAYIRAVSGESVEITVYHRAYHVDHSGVEIALEEVGR
- a CDS encoding GDSL-type esterase/lipase family protein; its protein translation is MKYGSRVNRNQSIILSLLVVILMLTGSESLFAAPLNETGEKDSSVVANGTNTNTYSIVALGDSITAGYEPGMTETSVPYGYVERLAEQGLFHGRTEATNLGILGLTSTGMKNYISAIQAGKSITADQIQAGTPDPRINTFASEINLAKSAIENADLITITIGGNDLLSLLPEVALLTQEELSVKVTDILAVYASNMNAIIAGITELNPQAQIVLGDQYLPLPSIAVGTTIYPVLQQAIKTCTATVDKVVEEYKSQGKQISAAHIAEAFAGKEIAYTHFYPETDVHPNQSGYAQIAKVMASNVWGSYLDTAGKRGEVPISVVVSGKELLTPYQPVLKNNQTFVALKDITDAIGAESKWDSKTSTVTITYGKQTVSIPVLPEGTKVNSNSATKAPSAFLNKVGKESKTYVPLALLVQGLGLDVKYSKGMKTVFVNQ
- a CDS encoding sensor histidine kinase: MKLGFKNPLNRLNVKQQMILLFLVLVIPMFILNSYGNYKAGQILKRHVTNAYIELNNQNFRLINRDIEAINKVTSTVFQNSLVQGLNPASSEETVFARVKSYEKLEILLGTYSQETDQRQPLYFSLYVYDPENTYFFAPFYPNPKKAGVYFFSSDEKPEWFDEAVSKKGNGYLKLIEHLSPESKGQDNQKTLAYVRAINSIYKNGTIGVLVVSNMDARIGESMQTVSVPEGELYFTDWNNRILTAIAPEHGPFLDLPPEADLGNSMIGVKDIITNDFIYVINYNHVLQQKLIYRVPVQALLAQQNEIKRIIQLITIAYIVVGLLIMLYFWRSLMTPLQKLVYFVRRYEPGNVVPETPYRGRKDEVSVLIFTIYDMARRLNGLIHYKYTMDLKQKESQLQILYQQINPHLLYNTLESIYWKSTMEGNTTSAEMIKELSKLMKISLSRGRELITLEEELEHAGAYIKLQQHRYDYLFHITKNIPDELLSFIIPKITLQPLIENAIIHGVKHMGEDGEIVISATHDEEQIYIQIEDNGYKSVDYEAIDKLLNDEKHNPEFGYGIRNIHQRIRLHFGPEYGLVYARRAEGGTRVTINLPKSVQTYE
- a CDS encoding methyltransferase domain-containing protein, whose amino-acid sequence is MGSSHIWKPTLYDEKLGFVSEYGKGVVELLEPQQGERILDLGCGTGDLSHDIAKSGAYVLGMDYSPHMIEQASSKYPELDFRIGNAEQFTLDQPVNAVFSNAALHWVKNAPNVVTSVWNVLVPGGRFVAEFGGKGNCDTIVKSIYKVLEEYGIDAEERNPWYFPSIGEYSSLLEQQGFRVTYAAHFDRPTLLQDGENGLTHWLSGLAADEFFKDITEADKETMFAKIAHHAQASLFTDGNWYADYKRLRIVAIK
- the pgmB gene encoding beta-phosphoglucomutase yields the protein MLNGMKGAIFDLDGVIVDTAKYHFLAWRSLAEKLGFEFTEAHNERLKGVSRVESLRILLEVGGIEATEEERLMMADNKNKEYVNYISQLDPSEILPGAKEYLEILRSQGVKIALGSASKNAEFILSKLNITDLFDAVIDGTKVSKAKPDPEVFLQASTALQLDPSQCVVFEDAEAGVQAGKAAGCQVVGIGSPDILKEADIVVAGLYELLAQ